In Methanoregula formicica SMSP, the DNA window TGATCGTGTATTTCTGTGCTGCCCGTCCGGCAGCATCCTGTGGCGGGGTGACACCATGGAAACGGAGGTATTCGGAAAAATCGAGCGGGAAGACAGAGACAGTGAAGTACCGGCCCGAGAGCAGGGTGGATACCTGCGAGTCCAGCAGGCAGGAGGAGGACCCGGAGATGATGATCCTGCAGGTTTTCTTGTCATAGAGGGATTTTACCTCCCGCTCCCAGTTCTCCACGGCTGAACTTCGTCAAAGACAAGCCAGATGAGGCCCGTTGTCGCAATCTCCCGGCGGTACGTGTCAACGGTTTCGAGCAGGGCACCCTTCCGGCTGGCAATCTCCGGCTCATCGCAATTGACAAACAGGATATTTTTTGCCGGCACGGTACCTGAAGTAATGAGCATATTGATGGTCTGGTACAGGAGCGTGGTCTTGCCCGAACGCCGGACACCGGAAAGCACGACAGCGGGTACTGTGACATTGTCATGTGCGCCGTCATGGTGAACCAGGACCGCATCGGGCAGCTGAAGTTCACGGACCCCTATGTTGCCATCCACCTTGCGTTCGTTGTCCCGGACGGAAAAAAGAATGAGTTTGCGGATCGGGAGAGCGTACAGAAGATGGACGGGCTCAGGGTGGCGGTCTTCAATAATACGGGGCTCGTCGATGTTGCCCGCACGCGGCTCCCCTGTGCAACGATCGTCCCCATTGACTCGCAGGAGGAGTTCTTCGAGCAGGGCAAGATCCCCGGCACGGAAGAGCCCCGCTGGTCGGTTGCAAGGAACGTGCTGCACTGGGTGAACTGAACAGGTCTGGCGGGGGACTCCGGGTTCCGTCCTTCCCCTGATAAAACCGTGATTCTTGCAGCTGCATGCGGGATAATAAAAAAATAAATCCGAACAGGGCAAACGGGGAGATTGTATGACACAACGGGGACGACTGGAGGGAAAAGTCTGCATCGTGACCGGATCGACATCGGGCATCGGCAGGGGCATAGCGGAGCTGTTCGCACAGGAAGGGGCAGGCGTGGTCATCGCTGCCCGTCGGGCCGATGCCGGGTCCGAAGTCGTGAAAGCGATAACGGAGAAGGGTGGCACGGCCTCCTTCTTCCGGCTCGACGTGGCCGATGAGGTGTCCTGGAACGCGATCATCGACTATACCCTGAAGACCTATGCAAAACTCGACGTGCTCGTGAATAATGCCGGTATCGGGTTTTTAAAGCCGATCGTCGAGACAACGATCCCCGAGTGGCGCAATGTCATGGCAACCAACGTGGAGAGCGTCTTTCTGGGCACAAAGGCTGCGGTCCCGGCCATGAAACGGAATGGCAGAGCCGGCGGCTCCATCATCAACATCTCCTCGAATATCGTGTATGTGCCCAGCGCCATGAACGCGGCATACTGCACGAGCAAAGGTGCGGTTGCATCGTTCTCGAAGGTGGCGGCCATCGAACTTGCCAGGGACGGCATCCGTGTCAACACGATCTTCCCCGGGTTTGTCCGGACCGCAATCCTCGACGTTGCCTTCAAAAAAGCGGAAGAGACCGGCAGGACAAAAGAAGAACTCCTTGCCATGTTCGGAGAATCCAATCTCGTGGGCCGCGTAGGTGAGCCCATTGACCTTGCGTACCCGGTCGTCTTCCTTGCATCGGATGAGTCTGCCTTTGTCACCGGCTCCGACTTTGTCATCGATGGCGGCGAAGTCTGGAAGCGCGGCGGGAGTACCGGCGATGCCCTCGCGGACGATGCACGGGCACCGTAATCCTTAACGGATCACCCCCATCCCTGCCGCTCAGGCCTGCTTCCGCCGCCCAAACTTCAGGGCACCGCTCACCGGGCAGGCATCCGTGCACCGCCCGCACAGGTAGCACTCTGCCTTCCGGTCATCCCGTTTCGCCTCATCGACCAGGCAGGCACGCTCGCAGTTTCCACACTCGATGCATGCGCCGGTCCTCTGCAGGGCAAGGAAACTTGCGCTGCCGGCAAGAGCAAGGAGGACCCCGTACGGGCAGACCAGCCGGCAGAATGGCCGGTAGAAAAATACCGACACGAGGAGCATGGCAAGGAAGACAAGGCTCCCCGTTGTCAGGGCAAGGCCAAAGAAATCCCGGATCCCGAAGTAATCCAGCAGTGCGGACGAGAAGACGAACGCGAGGATGAGGAAGATAAGAAAGACGACCGCGTGGACTGCCATGAACGTGTGCTTCTGACGTGGCTGGAATTTTTTCACCGGTACAAGCGAGGCCAGTTCCTGGAGGGCTCCCACAGGACAGAAGTACCCGCAGAAAAATCTCCCGGACACCAGCGTGAGGATGATGATGACGGTAAGCCCGATCGCTGCAACCATGAGGGAGACGCCAAGCGCCGATACGTCCCGCACCACGAGTTCCTGGAACTGGTGCGGTGCAACGGGCGCGAAGATGAAAAATCCCAGCGCAGCGGAGACCAGCAGGAGGAGGATGCCGGCCTTCTGTTTCCACCGTCCGGAATACCACAGGTACGTCAGGACAAGGATCAGGATGATGGCGTAGAAAAATCCGAAGGGTCTGATGAGGGAGTATCCGGGCATGAGCCATCATCGGCTCATGGGACGATAAACCTGTTCCCTTTTTCAGGCAGCGTTGTCCCGCTTCACTGCCCAGCTCGCGAGACCATCGGCAAGGATACCGTAGATGATCCCGAAGATGAGGAGCATCGCAGCGCCGAAATAATTGTGAGCGAAGAACGGGACGATGCAGAGCAGGAGGCTGAAGAGTGTGCCAAAGCCGGCGCCACGGAGGACGGGACGGATGGCGATCCCGTCGGCAAACCCGATGACAAGTCCCTGGAGGACGCGGGCATAGAAGATCATCAGCATGAACCACGGCTCGGGCGTGATCCCCGGCGGCGCCATAAAAAGCAGGCTCCCGGCACACCATGCACCGGTCAGGATGCCGACAGCAGTCGTGATCGCGATCCGTTTCTTCTGCACCATTGCAGATCGAGAAGATGCGGGAATCGGGGATAAGCGTTTCTTTGTTTTTCTCAGGAAAAAAAGAGGTTTTCTGCCGGATTCCCTCACTTCAAGTACCTGGTGATCGCACTGCGGATATCCGTCACTCCCGCCTGCGACGTCCCCCCCATGCCGTTCAGGTTCCAGGTGACGTACGTATCCTGTTCCGGCAGGTAGTACCAGAAGGTGAACGACCCGGGATAGCCCCCGGTATGGCCAATCACGGTGACATTGGCTGGTGGAATGACAGCCTTCGCATAACCAAGACCATAGCCGGCCTTTTTGGACTGCGGCGTTGGCGTCTCCATCAGGGCAAGGGATTGCTTGCTGATCAACTTGCCGGTGCGGAGCGCCCGGTGGAAGCGGTTCAGGTCGGCGGCCGTGCTGACAATATCGCCTGCCCCGCGGTCGAACTGGATATAGCAATCGGTATAGTCAAGGAACGTCCCATCGCCTGCGGGCATCGTTGCCCGCATGTGCGGCCCGGGGATATGGTTGGTGTGCTGGAAGAAGGTCTCGTTGAGGCCGGCCGGGACAAGGATGTTCCGGGTGGCATAGTCCTCGTACGGGACACCGGCGGCCTTGTCAACGATGAGCGTGAGGAGGATATAGTTCACGTTCGAGTACGTGTAGTTCGTGCCCGGGGGATAGAGCGGGCTGTCCTTGAGTCCCATGTCCAGGCCCGCCTGGTACGGGACCGGTGTGTCAGGGTCATTTACTTCCTGAAGGTTGATTGCCGTCTCGTTGTAATCGGCAATGCCGCTCGTATGATCGAGGAGCTGGCGGACAGTGATTGCATGGCCGTTCGGGATGCGGGCCACGAGACCGGGCTCCAGCCAGCGGTCGATGGGGTCGTCAAGCGAGAGTTTTTTCTCTTCGGCAAGTTTCAACACCGCCACGCTCGTGAAGGTCTTCGATACGCTGGCGATCAAAAACCGCATGCCGGGCTGTGCCGGCTCACCGGTAATGGGTGATGCATTTCCGGCAGCGGAGTTCCATCTCCACTGGGGTGTCAGGACCTCGATCTGCATGCCGGGGATGCCGGCATCCTGGATCGCATTCCCGCTAAGGTCCTGGAGCTGGGAACGGATGTAAGCCGGTGGGAGGTTCTGCCGGGCATCGGATGTTGCCGGTGAAGGCTGTTGCAGCTGAACGCATCCCGATGATACCAGGCAGAGTATCAGGATGAGTGCGGCCGGGAGGGAAAGATAGAGGGATCTCTGCAAAATTGTCCACCGGAAGATTATCTGGATCCACCGCCATTAAAGGATTTTCGCATCAAAAAAGCCGGCATCCACAATCCCTGTTGCCCGGTTGCCACAAGGAAAACATTCATGGGATCAAAAAAGAGAGAGATCACTTTGCCTTCGGGCAGGATCCGGGTCCAGCCGCACTTCGACCTGGGGCGGGCCCTCCTCTTCTTTTGCATCATCTAGGGACAGTGCACCGCCAAAAGGGAGATATCTTTTGTATCCCCAGCGGCCGGCCACGCCAGCAATACGGACAGCGACCCATTGGGCGGGGGCCTGCACGATACCGAGGTTTATATTTCCCGTTGATCTACTCCCTACCGGGGCACTCTACATGACAACATGGCGATGCAGTGTTTGCGGGTACCTGTACGATGAAGCGGCCGGCATCCCGTCCGCGGGGATAGCAGCGGGGACACCGTTCTCCGGCCTTCCGGATGACTGGACCTGCCCGGTCTGCGGTGCGGCAAAAAGTGTCTTTTCTCTCGTGGCGGAGACCGATATCCATGCCCGTGCAGAGAGCACGGTCTCCGACGTGATGGCGGCTGAGCTTGCCGCGTTCGGGGTCCGGTATGTCTTCGGGCTCCCGGGCACATCCTCGCTCGGCCTTGTTGAAGCAGTCCGCAAAAACCCGGACCTCACCTATATCGTGTTCCGGCACGAGGCGAACGCTGCCATGGCGGCATCGGCGTATGCGAAACTGACCGGACAGGTGGCCGCCTGCCTCACCATTGCCGGCCCGGGTGCAACGAATCTTGTCACCGGGCTCTATGATGCAAAGGAAGACCATGCGCCGGTCATCGCGCTGAACGGGCAGTCGGAAGTCCAGTACACCGGCCCCGGGGGTGTGCAGGAGATCGACCAGGACGCTTTCTTCCGGCCGGTCACGGTGTATAACACCACGGTCGCCGACAAGAGCAGGGCCGTGCTGCTGTTGAGCCGGGCGTTAAAGTACGCTCTCGTGGAGCGGGGCGTATCGCAGGTGTCGGTACCAAACAACATCCAGAAGCAGCCGCTCGATGCATCGTTCTGCTCCCGCGAGTCCTGCATCCCGGGATTTTCCATCATCCCCACGGAAGACGTGATCCGGCAGGCCGCAGACCGGATCAATGCGGCAGAGCGGCCGGTCATCCTTGCCGGCTGGGGGGCGTACCCTGCGGGGAGGGAGGTCAAAAAAATGGCAGAGAAAATCGGCGCCCCTGTCCTCACAACCTTCCGGGCAAAAGGTATCCTCCCCGAGGGCAGCGGCTGGGTGCTCGGGATCCTCGGGAATGTCGGGTCGCCGCTTGCCCGGAAGACCGCGGAGGAAGCGGACCTCCTCATCACGCTGGGCGTTGGGTTCTCGAAGTTCACGAATGTGCCAGCGGACAAACCGATGGTCCAGGTCGATATCGATCCCACGAAACTGGGCAGGAACGACAAGACCCTCGCGGTCTATGCCAACTGCACGCATCTCCTGCCCCGCCTCCTGCCCCTTCTCCGGCAGCGGGAGACCCTCACCCGGAAAGAGGAGGTCTCCCGTATGCAGCGCGAGTGGGATCTCCAGCGTGACCGTGAGGCCGACAGCACCGCGGTGCCCATCCGCCCGCCGTATATCATGAAGGTACTCTCGGGACTCATCCCCGACAATGCGGTCATCTCGCTCGACGTCGGGGAGAACCAGTGGTGGTTCGGCCGCAACTTCCGGATGAAGCAGCAGCGGTTCGTGATGTCGGGATACCTCGCAACCATGGGATTCGGGTTCCCGGGAGCACTCGCCGCAAAGCTCGCGTTTCCGGACCGCCCGGTCTTCTGCATCACCGGCGACGGGGGCTTCTCGATGGCCATGGCGGATTTTGTCACCGCTGTCAAGTACAAGCTGCCCGTCGTAGTGATCATCCTGAACAACCGGCAGCTGGGCATGATCCAGGTCGAGCAGATGATGGAGCATTACCCGAACTTCGCAACCGACCTGCTCAACCCGGACTTTGCCCGGTACGCGGAGACCTGCGGGGGCACCGGGATCCGGGTAAGCAAGCCGGAGGAACTCGCGCCGGCAGTTGAACGGGCGATGCGGCTTTCCGGCCCGGTCATTGTTGATGTCGAAACGGACGCAAAGCGATTCTGAAAGGACCGGCTGGATTTCAATCGGGAAAGAAACAGGATCCCCCTCCTTCCCTCACGATTAGGCAGGAGGATCCCGTACGGGATCGGCATCCTCCAGGTATTTCTCCAGGATGGGGAGAACGTCCGGGTTCAGCTCATACCGGGCATTCCTTCCGTCCTTCCGGACCTCAAGGATCCCGTCACCCGATAACCGGTGCATGTGCCAGTTGATCCCGGCCCCTGAGATATGGAGCGCTGTCTCGAGCTCGTGGCGGGAGAGCCGGGGTTCTCCTTTACCATGAGAAGGAGCCTCCGTGTCGGATCAGTGCGGAGATACCTGATGACTTTCTGCTTTCTGCTCAATAGGGGGATATTTTTCCGAGTTCTCGTAATACCGGGTGTTCCGGGAAGTCTCAAGCACGGAGACCTTGTTCATCAGTTTGAGGACAGTAAGATGGTAGCGGAGAGAGTTCTCACGCACTCCGGTCTCCCGCGAGATCTCGGTAACATCCGCACCGGGGGACTCCCGGATATAGTGATAGATCACGCTCCTCGATGAATTCCCAAGTACGTTCTTCTTTTGCAGCTTCCGGTACCCCAGGTACAGGCCGAGCTTGACGATGATCAGGATCTTGAGGATCGTAAGGAGGTCAGGGAAGTTGTTGAGAGTAAAGAGCCGGAACTGATCTACCGGCGTTGCCGGCGCCGGTGGTTCCACCTTCACGGTATCTGCCGGCGTCCCCATCTCCGCGCCGGGCGGGAGAGGTTCGACAATGTAATCTCCCGGCAGGGCGTTTGCGGGAGAGACGATGAGCAAGGAGGCAGCCAAGCGCGAACAGAACGGCGTGCAGGCTGCCCCGGCAGAAAATCATATCCCGTTAATATACCACAATTCCGTTAAAATTCTTTTTATTTACTCTCAACTGAGCGAGGTCTGGTACGAGTAGGTCTCAGTCCCGCTCACCCGGTGACCGTACACGGGAGAGCGTGCGGGAAGGGGGCATATACCTTTTATCACCGGGTACCTTTCGCTTTGCTGCTTCGGAGCGCAAATTACCGAGATCGTGCACCGGAGCGCATAAACCGGAAAGAGCTGGCATTCTCCCATGCTGCATGGCACTCCTGATGCAGTACATCCTGCCGACACTTCTTTTGGCGTGTGCCACCGAAAGCCATGAAAAGAGAGGTCATCCGGTAATTCCCTGATCGGACAACCGGGTCGGCCGGAAAACAACGGGGAATCCGGATATGCCCGGAACGAATTTAAGCGAGAAGGGGCGACAACTAGATCCTATGACATTGACAAAAGCACAGGAAGAGGAGATTATTGCAACCATTGAGCAGTACGCCACGGCATACCGGAAGAAGGACATCCGGGCGTTCTCAACGATCTTCTCGCCGGAGATCAGCGGGTTTGGCAGCGGGGCGGACGAGGTGATCCACAACCATGCAGACCTCATCCGCCAGATCCGCCGTGACGTGAGCCAGGCGGACGTCCACGCAGTCGCGTTCTCGGACCGGCAGATCATCGGCGATGGCAGGATTGCATGGGTAACGTCAAAGAGCACGATGACGTTTTCCGTTGGCGGATCAGCTAAGCAGACGCTTTCCGGAAGGTCGACGATGGTGCTGAAAAACACCGGGAGCCGGTGGGTTATTGCACAACTCCACTTCTCGCTGCCATTTGGCGGCCAGTCAACAGGCCAGTCATTTCCCGGCGCGTAAGGTGCCGGAAGACCAGTCGTCTTTTTTCCCGTTGTAAAACCGGGGTCAGCTCCCTGTTTTTCCCTGTACTAGTTTTTCGGCACGGCGGACCCATGCAAGGCCCGGCCGGCAGAGGACAATGACAACGGTACACGCGATCAGTCCAATGGCCCCGATCTCCCAGCCTGCTGATGAGGGTGGCAGGAGGAGGATACGGAAGATACTCCGCCAGTCAAAGACAAAGAATGCGGCAAGAAAGAGGATGGCATACCGGACCGGCTGGGAATCGCCGGCAATGATCACATTTGCCCGGGGGAGAATCCGGAAGAAAAGACATCTCAGGAAGATAAGGATGAGGAGTGTCCCCGGGAAGAACAGCACCCAGGGCGAGAGCCCGAGCCCGTGGTTGATGTTCCCGATGTCGCCATTACCGGCAAACGCCCGTAACGGCATGTACGCGATAAGCTCCATCAGGTTCACGATAATGAACCAGAAGAAAAGATGGAACGACCATTTGTTGTTCGCCAGTGCCGGGGAGAGGAGGAGGTACATCCCTGCGGTTACGACAACGGCATGGAAAAGAAGCGGCATGACCGCGATGATCGCCGCATTAGTACCAAGCCCGGCGGTATAGAGTGCGGAATACGAGACGCCTTCATCCCAGCCGTCAAGGGTCAGCGGGTTTCCCCAGACGATCGCGAGCGGATCCTGCATCCTCCCCAGGAGAAAAGCGGTCGTGCTGTGGATATGCTCGTGGATGACAACGATCACAGACTGGAAGAAAAAATACGTTGCCGCTGCAATCATGGCATAGACGATGCCTTCGCGGAGCCCACGCTGCCCGTACACAGATACCGTCACCAGCGGAGACACAATAATCATTGTGGTTTTATCCCGCAGGCATTCATCAGGCCCGCAAAAAGACAAAGTAGTACACCTGCATACATCACTATCGCAATTCCATGGAACCAAAGTCCATCCTCATTGTCGAAGACGAGGCTGTTTCGGCGCTTGACCTCTCGAAGATCCTTAATAATCTCGGGTACCTGGTGGCGGCTATTGTCTCTACGGGTGAAAAGGCAATTGCGGCCGTAGACGCACAGCAACCGGATCTCATCCTGATGGACATCCACCTGGCAGGCAAGATGACCGGTATTGAGGCAGCAGTGAAGATCCTCCGGAACCATGCCATACCGATCATCTATCTTACGGCGCACTCGGAGCCGGACATTGTCCGGGAGGCAACGATCACCCGGCCCTACGGGTATATCATCAAACCGTTCACGGAACGCGAGCTCCAGACCGTAATCGAGATTGCCCTCTATAAAGCGGAACTGGACCGGGAGTACCGGAAGGAATATGCCCGTCTCGAAGACCGTACCCGGCAGCAGACAAAGAATTTGCAGCAGGCACATGACGCACTCCTTGCAAGCGAGCGGAAATACCTCGAGTTCATCTCCCTCCTTCCGGAGATCGTTTTTGAATGCGATCTTGCCGGGAACCTGACCCTCGTGAACGAGAACAGCCTGCAGTTCTTCGGATATACAAAGGAAGACCTGAAACGCGGGCTCAACCTTTTCGACCATATCGTTCCGGAGGACCGGGACCGGGTCAGGCAGGGCATCGGGAGGATAGCCGGCGGCGGTAAAACAGCCGGGAGCGAGTATACCGGTATGCTGCGCGACGGCACACGGTTCCCGCTCCTTGTATACACGACACGGGTAATCGAGAATGGACGCTGCACGGGGATCCGGGGGATCCTTGTCGACATCTCCGAACAGAAAAAGGCCGGGCAGGCAATGCAGCAGGTAATCGAAAAACTGGGGATCCTCAACAGTATCACCCGGCACGATATCCTCAACAAACTGACATCCCTCTCCGCCTTTCTTGACCTGATCGGCGAGGGCCAGTCCGGCCCGGAGAAAAAAGCCTATGTTGCGCAGTGCACCGCGATCATTGCAACCATCAACCGCCAGGTCGAGTTCATGCGCGATTACCAGGAGATCGGTATCAGATTGCCGGTCTGGCAGGATCCGGCAGCCATCATCCGTCATGTGGCAGAGGTGAATTATGCCCCGGACCTCACGATACGGGTCCCGGATCCGGGCTGGGAGGTCTTCACCGACCCGCTCTTCGAGAAGGTGATCGATACAT includes these proteins:
- a CDS encoding transcriptional regulator is translated as MAASLLIVSPANALPGDYIVEPLPPGAEMGTPADTVKVEPPAPATPVDQFRLFTLNNFPDLLTILKILIIVKLGLYLGYRKLQKKNVLGNSSRSVIYHYIRESPGADVTEISRETGVRENSLRYHLTVLKLMNKVSVLETSRNTRYYENSEKYPPIEQKAESHQVSPH
- a CDS encoding nuclear transport factor 2 family protein is translated as MTLTKAQEEEIIATIEQYATAYRKKDIRAFSTIFSPEISGFGSGADEVIHNHADLIRQIRRDVSQADVHAVAFSDRQIIGDGRIAWVTSKSTMTFSVGGSAKQTLSGRSTMVLKNTGSRWVIAQLHFSLPFGGQSTGQSFPGA
- a CDS encoding SDR family NAD(P)-dependent oxidoreductase; its protein translation is MTQRGRLEGKVCIVTGSTSGIGRGIAELFAQEGAGVVIAARRADAGSEVVKAITEKGGTASFFRLDVADEVSWNAIIDYTLKTYAKLDVLVNNAGIGFLKPIVETTIPEWRNVMATNVESVFLGTKAAVPAMKRNGRAGGSIINISSNIVYVPSAMNAAYCTSKGAVASFSKVAAIELARDGIRVNTIFPGFVRTAILDVAFKKAEETGRTKEELLAMFGESNLVGRVGEPIDLAYPVVFLASDESAFVTGSDFVIDGGEVWKRGGSTGDALADDARAP
- a CDS encoding thiamine pyrophosphate-dependent enzyme; this encodes MTTWRCSVCGYLYDEAAGIPSAGIAAGTPFSGLPDDWTCPVCGAAKSVFSLVAETDIHARAESTVSDVMAAELAAFGVRYVFGLPGTSSLGLVEAVRKNPDLTYIVFRHEANAAMAASAYAKLTGQVAACLTIAGPGATNLVTGLYDAKEDHAPVIALNGQSEVQYTGPGGVQEIDQDAFFRPVTVYNTTVADKSRAVLLLSRALKYALVERGVSQVSVPNNIQKQPLDASFCSRESCIPGFSIIPTEDVIRQAADRINAAERPVILAGWGAYPAGREVKKMAEKIGAPVLTTFRAKGILPEGSGWVLGILGNVGSPLARKTAEEADLLITLGVGFSKFTNVPADKPMVQVDIDPTKLGRNDKTLAVYANCTHLLPRLLPLLRQRETLTRKEEVSRMQREWDLQRDREADSTAVPIRPPYIMKVLSGLIPDNAVISLDVGENQWWFGRNFRMKQQRFVMSGYLATMGFGFPGALAAKLAFPDRPVFCITGDGGFSMAMADFVTAVKYKLPVVVIILNNRQLGMIQVEQMMEHYPNFATDLLNPDFARYAETCGGTGIRVSKPEELAPAVERAMRLSGPVIVDVETDAKRF
- a CDS encoding response regulator, with the protein product MEPKSILIVEDEAVSALDLSKILNNLGYLVAAIVSTGEKAIAAVDAQQPDLILMDIHLAGKMTGIEAAVKILRNHAIPIIYLTAHSEPDIVREATITRPYGYIIKPFTERELQTVIEIALYKAELDREYRKEYARLEDRTRQQTKNLQQAHDALLASERKYLEFISLLPEIVFECDLAGNLTLVNENSLQFFGYTKEDLKRGLNLFDHIVPEDRDRVRQGIGRIAGGGKTAGSEYTGMLRDGTRFPLLVYTTRVIENGRCTGIRGILVDISEQKKAGQAMQQVIEKLGILNSITRHDILNKLTSLSAFLDLIGEGQSGPEKKAYVAQCTAIIATINRQVEFMRDYQEIGIRLPVWQDPAAIIRHVAEVNYAPDLTIRVPDPGWEVFTDPLFEKVIDTFIDNAIRHGEHVTTMTFSVREVGSELHITCEDDGAGIPAGDKEYIFEKGFGKNTGLGLFLAREILDITGITIRETGAYRNGARFEIIVPKESYRKGSLPSSRSVT
- a CDS encoding serine hydrolase domain-containing protein, whose amino-acid sequence is MQRSLYLSLPAALILILCLVSSGCVQLQQPSPATSDARQNLPPAYIRSQLQDLSGNAIQDAGIPGMQIEVLTPQWRWNSAAGNASPITGEPAQPGMRFLIASVSKTFTSVAVLKLAEEKKLSLDDPIDRWLEPGLVARIPNGHAITVRQLLDHTSGIADYNETAINLQEVNDPDTPVPYQAGLDMGLKDSPLYPPGTNYTYSNVNYILLTLIVDKAAGVPYEDYATRNILVPAGLNETFFQHTNHIPGPHMRATMPAGDGTFLDYTDCYIQFDRGAGDIVSTAADLNRFHRALRTGKLISKQSLALMETPTPQSKKAGYGLGYAKAVIPPANVTVIGHTGGYPGSFTFWYYLPEQDTYVTWNLNGMGGTSQAGVTDIRSAITRYLK
- a CDS encoding 4Fe-4S binding protein, with the translated sequence MPGYSLIRPFGFFYAIILILVLTYLWYSGRWKQKAGILLLLVSAALGFFIFAPVAPHQFQELVVRDVSALGVSLMVAAIGLTVIIILTLVSGRFFCGYFCPVGALQELASLVPVKKFQPRQKHTFMAVHAVVFLIFLILAFVFSSALLDYFGIRDFFGLALTTGSLVFLAMLLVSVFFYRPFCRLVCPYGVLLALAGSASFLALQRTGACIECGNCERACLVDEAKRDDRKAECYLCGRCTDACPVSGALKFGRRKQA
- a CDS encoding type 2 periplasmic-binding domain-containing protein, yielding MVNQDRIGQLKFTDPYVAIHLAFVVPDGKKNEFADRESVQKMDGLRVAVFNNTGLVDVARTRLPCATIVPIDSQEEFFEQGKIPGTEEPRWSVARNVLHWVN